The segment TTGTACGTAACTTCCGCAATCCGTTCATGTACGGCTATGGATTTGGCGCCCGCACTACCTTGTTAGGCGTTTATGGCCGGTTTGACATGGCGTGGGGGGAGAGAAACCTGCGGAGAGAAGGACCCAAGTTCTACTTCTCCATGGGGTATGACTTCTAACTCTTGAAGTACAAACGGCTTTAAGCTAGATTTTGTAAAAACACCTTAAAAGCAGAAGGCCTCCCTTAACTAGGGAGGCCTTCTGCTTTTAAGAAGAATAAACCTGAAAGGTGATTTTAGGCCGGTTTTAGAAAAAGGGCCTTAAAAGGAAAAGCCTTCTTTCAGAAGAAAGAAGGCTTTTCCTTTTAAGCTATAGATAAGTGCCTTATGCTTGTACCGCCTGTAAAAGAGATTCAAACAGCAGTCTGCCATCTGTGTTATTAAGTTCTGGATCAACAGCGCGCTCTGGGTGCGGCATCATGCCAAACACGTTCTTGTTTTTGTTTGTAACACCGGCAATGTTCAGTAAGCTACCATTGCAGTTGCAAACGTCAGTTACCTGGCCGTTAGCATCGCAGTAGCGGAACATGATTTGTCCGTTGTCTTCTAACTCCTTCAGGGTGTCAGCGTCTGCGTGGAAGCGGCCTTCTCCGTGGGCAATCGGAATCTGGTAAGCTTTGCCAGGCTCCAGAAGGGCGGTAGGCAAGGCCTCAGTGTTCGTTGGGGTGATGTACACGTTCTGGCAAATGAACTGTTGGCTGGTGTTGCGCAACAAAGCACCTGGCAGAAGACCGGCTTCGGTCAAAATCTGGAAGCCATTGCAGATTCCCCACACGTACCCGCCGGAGTTGGCAAATTTTACCACTTCCTGCATAATAGGGGAGAAACGGGCAATAGCACCGGAACGCAAATAGTCACCATAGGAGAAACCTCCGGGCAGCACTATGAAATCACAGTTCTGCAAATCATGGTCTTTGTGCCACAGCCTAACAACTTCCTTTTGGGTGGTGTGTTGTAAGGCATCAATGACATCCTGGTCACAGTTGGACCCTGGGAAAACGACAACTCCAAATTTCATGGCTCAAAGATAAAGAAAATACACAAGTTTCTTCTTCTCCATGCCACAGAAAGCGCATATCATTAGATAGGAAGAGAGTGGTGCTTTTT is part of the Rufibacter tibetensis genome and harbors:
- the purQ gene encoding phosphoribosylformylglycinamidine synthase subunit PurQ — its product is MKFGVVVFPGSNCDQDVIDALQHTTQKEVVRLWHKDHDLQNCDFIVLPGGFSYGDYLRSGAIARFSPIMQEVVKFANSGGYVWGICNGFQILTEAGLLPGALLRNTSQQFICQNVYITPTNTEALPTALLEPGKAYQIPIAHGEGRFHADADTLKELEDNGQIMFRYCDANGQVTDVCNCNGSLLNIAGVTNKNKNVFGMMPHPERAVDPELNNTDGRLLFESLLQAVQA